GCGAACCACCGCGCTGCGCGCGGTGGCTGCGCTCCGCTCCGCGGGAGCGCTGGCGGGTGGCTGCGCCACCCGCGCACCCAGCTTGCGCAGCAAGCTGGGTGACGGCCCGTCCGCTGCGCTCCCGGGCCTGCGGGACTTCCGTCCCGATTTCAGGCCTCCGCTTTGCTCCAGCCTGGTCGGCGGGTCCGCTGCGCTCCCCCGCCTGACGGCTCTTCCGGCTGCGCCTCCAGAACCGTTGAGCCCGCTTACGCGGGCCGGGCTGGCTAGGGGGAAGGGGGGTGCTCGTTCGGGTCGGGTTTCGGTGTAGTGCGTGCCTAAGAGTGATGCAGCATGTAGCGTTGGAGAAAATACGGGATACCCACCAACCACTCGTACGGAGCCGGTGACTTAGCGGCCTGCGGACTGGGTGGGGAGAAAGGCGTTATGGTTTCCGATGTGCTGAAAACTGTTCGTGACGTGGAGCCGTGGACGCCCGCGCATCAGGCCGTGGAGACAAGTGACTACGAGACACTCGCCGTGCTCTTGGACTCCGGGGCCGACCCGAACGAGATGTGCTTCGGGCACACGCTGCTGACTCACGCGATCGACCTCGAGGGGGACAGTCACCTGCAGTCGGGGCATCCACTTCACACGGCCACCACGGCGATCCTGCTGGCGTACGGTGCCGATCCGCGTCTGCCAGCCGCCGATGGGGAGACTCCTCTACAGATCGCCGAGCACTACGACCACGAGCCGGCGCAGCGGTTGCTTCAGCGCTTCCTGGCGCCCACGACGGTTGAGGCTCCAGGGAGTGCGCGTGGCGAATGATCGGGAACCTTCGGTACCTTCCCTCCACGGTTCGGGCTGTTCTTACGAGGATGTCTCGATCTATGTGGATGCGGTGGACGGGGCTCGGGTCGTGACCTGGCTTCAGGGCTCTCTCGGTCTCGAGGACAGCGGGCCGTGCCTGGCCGTCGGGCCGCTGTGTGTGTCCGGCGAGGACAACGGCTACGCCACGGGCCAGCGGGCCCATCCCTTCGACTTCCTTGAATGGCCGGCCGTGCTGGAGTGCGAGGCCTCCGCAGGAGCGCCGGCCGATGTGGTGCAGGCCGTCGCGGTCGTACTCGAAGCACTGTGGCGTGGCGGCTTCAAAGCTGTGGCCGCCTGTGACTTCGAGGACGAACTGCCCGCACGCGGCGGGGCGGACAGATACCCCTTCCCTCCTGCCTCCGACAGGTCACCAGCTTCTACTTGCTCGTGGTGGAGGAAACTGATTTCTCCCGGGAAAAGAAGGGGTGGAATTCTGTGATCAGCCTCCGGGAGCATCAGGTAACACAAAAAGCAAAAATTCGGGAGTGGGCTAGTTTCTTTGCAAGATCGCCTATGCCTGCCCGGGGAGCGCGGGGCATGCTGGTGTCCGCGACCGGATCCGGGAAAACGATCACCGCTGCCGCGAGTGCGCTCGAGTGCTTCCCCGGCGGGCGGATCCTCGTCACCGTCCCGACCCTTGACCTGCTCGTGCAGACCGCCCAGGCGTGGCGGCTGGTGGGCCACCGGGCACCGATGGTCGCGGTGTGCTCGCTGGAGAACGACCCGGTACTGAACGAGCTGGGAGTGCGCACCACCACCAACCCGATCCAGCTCGCCCTGTGGGCCAGGTCCGGGCCGGTGGTCGTGTTCGCCACGTACGCCTCTCTCGTGGACCGCGACGACCCGGAGGACCCGACGGGCCAGCGGAAGGTTCGCGGGCCGCTGGAGGCCGCCCTGACGGGCGGGGAGCGGCTCTACGGACAGCAAATGGACGGCTTCGACCTCGCGATCGTGGACGAAGCGCACTCAACCGCAGGCGATCTTGGCCGTCCGTGGGCGGCAATCCACGACAACGCCCGCATCCCCGCTGACTTCCGGCTCTACCTCACCGCCACCCCGCGCATCCTCGCCGCGCCCCGGCCGCAGAAAGGCGCGGGCGGCCAGGAGGCGGAGATCGCGACCATGGCCGACGACCTCGACGGCACCTACGGCGCATGGCTCGCCGAGCTCGGACTCTCGGAGGCGATCGAGCGCGAAATCCTCGCCGGTT
This Streptomyces sp. NBC_00377 DNA region includes the following protein-coding sequences:
- a CDS encoding ankyrin repeat domain-containing protein, whose product is MVSDVLKTVRDVEPWTPAHQAVETSDYETLAVLLDSGADPNEMCFGHTLLTHAIDLEGDSHLQSGHPLHTATTAILLAYGADPRLPAADGETPLQIAEHYDHEPAQRLLQRFLAPTTVEAPGSARGE